In the genome of Cryptomeria japonica chromosome 8, Sugi_1.0, whole genome shotgun sequence, one region contains:
- the LOC131044821 gene encoding BAHD acyltransferase DCR: MADSGVSCTVRLDRKSTIIPARPSQPRQCKLCSSDLQILGSSSEGVVYINCNDTGAEFVEALAPELGVAEIMADNVSPVVQQLFHLNGALNMDGCVLPLLVVQIKNRHSHQLFTEIVQRLLKNVILNFFILFDMQATKLRDGLALGLTVNHSVIGGTSLWHFINCWAQLCRDSSSLTPNISLPPLHTRSFGTTPPINLNLHHHKIEKISLSTLPLREKMFHFTAQTISKLKREANQGASKDPKISSFQALCAHIWLAITRARGLLPTEETTFKLPVDCRPRIVPPLPSSYFGNAIQMVGTSIKAGELLGRGMGHAADLLHCIISGHQDANIRAQLGKAPTLIEMDKFIPKNCVSVGSSARFPMYENDFGWGRPIGVRSGWVNKFDGKMSAYPRREGGGSVDIEICLLPQTMSALESDPDFLFSCSH, encoded by the exons ATGGCGGATTCCGGCGTAAGCTGCACAGTACGGTTGGATCGAAAATCCACCATAATTCCGGCGCGTCCTTCGCAGCCACGACAATGCAAACTTTGCTCTTCCGATTTGCAGAT ATTGGGCAGTTCATCGGAGGGCGTGGTTTACATCAACTGTAATGACACTGGAGCAGAATTTGTTGAAGCTTTGGCGCCTGAGCTTGGGGTTGCAGAAATAATGGCGGATAACGTTAGTCCTGTTGTTCAGCAGCTCTTTCATTTGAATGGTGCTCTCAATATGGATGGCTGTGTTCTGCCACTTTTGGTGGTTCAG ataaaaaaTAGGCACTCACATCAACTCTTTACTGAAATTGTACAACGTCTCTTGAAAAatgtcattttaaatttttttatattatttgataTGCAGGCAACAAAGCTGAGAGATGGCCTTGCTTTGGGATTGACAGTAAACCACTCAGTCATAGGTGGAACTTCACTGTGGCATTTCATCAACTGTTGGGCTCAGCTATGCCGAGACTCATCATCACTTACCCCAAACATTTCTCTGCCGCCTCTCCATACCCGTTCTTTTGGCACAACTCCTCCTATAAACCTAAACTTGCATCACCATAAGATTGAAAAGATTTCCCTTTCCACACTCCCACTGAGAGAAAAAATGTTCCACTTCACTGCCCAGACTATCTCCAAGCTAAAGCGAGAAGCCAACCAGGGTGCTTCCAAAGACCCAAAAATTTCATCTTTCCAGGCGCTCTGTGCACACATATGGCTTGCCATTACACGAGCTCGAGGACTTTTGCCCACAGAAGAAACCACATTCAAACTTCCTGTTGATTGCCGGCCCAGAATAGTTCCTCCATTACCTTCTTCATACTTTGGCAATGCCATCCAAATGGTGGGCACCTCCATTAAAGCGGGAGAGCTTCTAGGCAGGGGCATGGGTCATGCAGCAGACTTACTGCACTGCATCATTTCAGGGCACCAAGATGCTAACATTAGAGCCCAACTGGGAAAAGCTCCAACTCTTATTGAAATGGAcaagtttattcctaaaaactgtGTTTCTGTTGGGAGTTCTGCAAGATTTCCAATGTATGAAAATGATTTTGGATGGGGAAGACCAATCGGGGTGAGAAGTGGGTGGGTAAATAAGTTCGATGGAAAGATGTCTGCATATCCTCGGCGTGAGGGGGGTGGAAGTGTAGATATAGAGATTTGCCTCCTTCCCCAAACCATGAGCGCTTTGGAGTCTGATCCAGATTTTCTTTTCTCATGCTCTCATTGA
- the LOC131857569 gene encoding BAHD acyltransferase DCR-like: MEQANIMIEFWGMSTNDRVWGRMNCQSISAYRHHNQEDMCARELRDGLDVGFIVDHSVIDGKHRDADIRAQLGKSPTLIELNKFIPKNCAAIGSFAKFPMYENNFGWGRPIGVRSGWANKFDGKMSVYPGREGNGSEDIEICLLPQTMSTLESDPEFLFPCSR, from the exons ATGGAGCAAGCAAATATTATGATTGAATTTTGGGGAATGAGTACCAATGACAGAGTGTGGGGGCGGATGAACTGCCAGTCGATTAGTGCTTATCGGCATCATAACCAAGAAGACATGTGTGcgagag AACTAAGAGATGGTCTTGATGTGGGATTCATTGTAGACCATTCAGTTATAGATGGAA AGCACCGAGATGCTGACATTAGAGCCCAATTGGGAAAATCTCCAACTCTTATTGAACTAAAcaagtttattcctaaaaactgtGCTGCCATTGGGAGTTTTGCCAAATTTCCAATGTATGAAAATAATTTTGGATGGGGAAGACCAATTGGGGTGAGAAGTGGATGGGCAAATAAGTTCGATGGAAAGATGTCTGTGTATCCTGGGCGCGAGGGGAATGGAAGTGAGGATATAGAGATTTGTCTCCTTCCACAAACCATGAGCACTTTGGAATCTGATCCAGAGTTCCTTTTCCCATGCTCTCGTTGA